One segment of Rickettsiella grylli DNA contains the following:
- a CDS encoding aldo/keto reductase family protein, translated as MNVIFGTERLTNTSLINLIYYSYDLGYRKFDTAQAYNNLTLLGRAFKKLQKRETIQITSKVSKPFIEKYSFSACFELILRELKVDYLDYLFIHAPKGINHHTTIPEMLKLKDQKKIIKWGLSNYTIKHLEKLKSDYLLPDTLQVEVHPYLNEDKLVQYCHNNQIELMAHSAFAHGKVFKDKNLLQIARDNHCSISQLVLSWALHRKYLPIISTLKKEHLKKNSESKLISLEDKTIKLLDGFNSNSRICFSEDWAEFD; from the coding sequence ATGAACGTTATTTTCGGTACTGAGCGCTTAACAAATACATCTTTAATTAATCTAATTTATTACAGCTATGATTTAGGCTATCGGAAATTTGATACTGCTCAGGCATACAACAACTTAACTCTATTAGGAAGGGCTTTTAAGAAACTGCAAAAGAGAGAAACGATACAGATTACCTCAAAAGTATCAAAGCCGTTCATTGAAAAATACTCATTTAGTGCTTGTTTTGAATTGATTTTAAGAGAACTAAAAGTTGATTATTTAGACTACTTATTTATTCACGCACCAAAAGGTATTAACCATCATACGACTATACCGGAAATGCTAAAATTAAAAGATCAAAAAAAAATTATTAAATGGGGTTTAAGTAATTACACGATAAAACATCTTGAGAAACTTAAATCGGATTATCTTTTACCAGATACATTACAGGTTGAAGTACATCCTTACTTGAATGAAGATAAGCTCGTTCAATATTGCCATAATAATCAGATTGAATTAATGGCACACAGTGCATTTGCACACGGTAAAGTATTTAAAGATAAAAATCTTTTACAAATTGCTAGGGATAATCACTGTTCGATTTCCCAACTGGTCCTTTCATGGGCCTTGCATCGTAAATATTTACCAATAATTAGCACGCTTAAAAAGGAACATCTTAAAAAAAATAGTGAAAGTAAATTAATATCGCTTGAGGATAAAACAATAAAATTACTTGATGGATTTAATTCTAACAGTAGAATTTGCTTCAGTGAAGATTGGGCTGAATTTGATTAG
- a CDS encoding phytanoyl-CoA dioxygenase family protein: MEIATKNELLNKFQIDGFCLPSNKLSRNTLLKIKKELTKIEKFYTVKFLSQYSHVVMNDTRFMIHDLMFENCPTIHELIHSGVAVKSLKEWTGDALICISCTYASCKPGYPGIPMHTDYDPYSNNLYRPSNPVAIRILYYLDDLTPDKAPLWVLPRSHNSLNKSLRPSTEFVHPPKGYIEVTRKAGDLVILNTKVFHGVGPNKTKMSRRVLAMTYRPRWAAPLHPVTEYDAIKIKNINSMLQPLFSNLNTDN; encoded by the coding sequence ATGGAAATTGCAACAAAAAACGAGTTACTTAACAAGTTTCAAATCGATGGCTTTTGTCTTCCTTCTAATAAATTATCTAGAAACACTCTGCTAAAAATTAAAAAAGAATTAACCAAAATCGAAAAATTTTATACCGTTAAATTCTTGAGTCAATATTCGCATGTAGTGATGAACGACACGCGTTTTATGATTCATGACCTGATGTTTGAAAATTGTCCTACTATACATGAGCTTATTCATTCAGGAGTAGCCGTTAAGTCGTTAAAAGAATGGACGGGTGATGCGCTTATTTGTATAAGTTGCACCTATGCGAGTTGTAAACCAGGGTATCCTGGAATTCCTATGCATACTGATTACGATCCCTATTCTAACAACCTTTATAGACCAAGTAATCCAGTTGCTATTCGAATACTCTATTACCTTGATGATCTCACACCAGATAAAGCCCCGCTATGGGTGCTTCCAAGATCACACAATTCTCTAAATAAATCACTAAGACCTTCTACTGAATTTGTTCATCCGCCCAAAGGGTATATTGAAGTCACCCGCAAAGCGGGAGATCTTGTGATATTGAATACAAAAGTATTCCATGGAGTGGGTCCAAACAAAACTAAAATGAGTAGACGCGTTTTAGCAATGACCTATCGACCAAGATGGGCTGCCCCATTGCATCCAGTGACAGAATATGATGCCATAAAAATAAAAAATATTAATTCAATGTTGCAGCCACTCTTTTCTAACTTAAATACCGATAATTAG